From Actinomycetota bacterium, one genomic window encodes:
- a CDS encoding ABC transporter ATP-binding protein — protein MIRVDDLRVHYPVGRGGFWGQHELFVRAVDGVSFSVRRGETLGLVGESGSGKTTTGRAILHKAPITSGRVWFKGQDITGVRGEELRRLRRDMQLVFQDPYGSLNPRMRILDIVAEPLVVHGVVDKPVDAVERVAELLELVGLPVDAANRYPHAFSGGQRQRIGIARALALEPEFIIADEPVSALDVSIQAQIVNLLQELQHELGLTYLFIAHDLSVVRHISHRIAIMYAGKLVEIGTRDEIYDHPQHPYTEALLSAVPIPDPPLQRQRKRIAVTGEIPNPMNPPTGCRFHTRCPIAEDRCRVEEPPLEPKGEAQLAACWLR, from the coding sequence ATCATCCGCGTCGACGACCTCCGGGTGCACTACCCGGTGGGGCGCGGTGGGTTCTGGGGACAGCACGAGCTGTTCGTGCGCGCCGTGGACGGCGTGTCGTTCAGCGTCCGTCGCGGCGAGACGCTCGGGCTCGTCGGGGAGTCCGGTTCGGGGAAGACGACGACGGGGCGCGCCATCCTCCACAAGGCTCCCATCACCAGTGGACGGGTGTGGTTCAAGGGCCAGGACATCACCGGGGTGCGCGGCGAGGAACTGCGCCGGCTGCGGCGTGACATGCAACTGGTCTTCCAGGACCCCTACGGCAGCCTCAACCCCCGCATGCGCATCCTGGACATCGTCGCTGAGCCACTCGTCGTCCACGGCGTCGTCGACAAGCCGGTGGACGCCGTGGAGCGGGTCGCCGAGCTGCTCGAACTCGTGGGGCTGCCGGTGGACGCCGCGAACCGCTACCCGCACGCGTTCAGCGGCGGCCAGCGCCAGCGCATCGGCATCGCCCGCGCCCTCGCGCTCGAGCCGGAGTTCATCATCGCGGACGAACCGGTCTCGGCGCTGGACGTGTCGATCCAGGCCCAGATCGTCAACCTCCTGCAGGAGCTGCAGCACGAACTCGGCCTGACCTACCTGTTCATCGCGCACGATCTGTCGGTCGTGCGTCACATCAGCCACCGCATCGCCATCATGTACGCCGGCAAGCTGGTCGAGATCGGCACGCGCGACGAGATCTACGACCATCCGCAGCACCCGTACACCGAAGCGTTGCTGTCGGCGGTACCCATCCCCGATCCGCCCCTGCAGCGCCAGCGCAAGCGCATCGCGGTGACCGGCGAGATCCCCAACCCCATGAACCCCCCGACCGGTTGCCGTTTCCACACCCGCTGCCCGATCGCCGAGGACCGGTGCCGGGTCGAGGAGCCACCGCTGGAACCGAAGGGCGAAGCCCAGTTGGCAGCGTGTTGGCTCAGATGA
- a CDS encoding ABC transporter ATP-binding protein yields the protein MVTTRNRQKEDVVGRPDTASGDAPAAAPLLEVEGLEVSFFTRRGVVQGVRGASFTLARGETLALVGESGSGKSVTSKAILGLVDLPGRITGGDIRWKGHSLLGKKGAAYGRKVRGKEISIVFQDPMTSLNPLLTVGTQISEPLRFHRGMSKKAAWERGVELLDLVGISFPRQRMKQHPHEFSGGMNQRVIIAMALASEPEFLIADEPTTALDVTIQAQILELLAELQRELDLAVLLITHDLGVVAGLCQRVAVMYAGRIVETGPIDEIFDDPGHPYTRGLLRSTPRLDNVLPRLESIPGSPPDLRAPPSGCAFHPRCPLAIDLCVDEDPLLEFHAADRKVACHRAFEHDDPGHRADRRAASL from the coding sequence ATGGTGACCACCCGGAACCGCCAGAAGGAGGACGTCGTGGGACGTCCCGACACCGCCTCGGGAGACGCCCCCGCGGCCGCTCCGCTGCTCGAGGTCGAAGGCCTGGAGGTGAGCTTCTTCACGCGTCGGGGTGTCGTCCAGGGCGTCCGGGGCGCATCGTTCACGCTGGCGCGCGGCGAGACGCTGGCGCTCGTGGGCGAGTCGGGGTCGGGCAAGAGCGTGACGTCGAAGGCCATCCTCGGTCTGGTCGACCTCCCGGGCCGGATCACGGGCGGGGACATCCGTTGGAAGGGACACTCGCTGCTGGGGAAGAAGGGGGCCGCGTACGGACGGAAGGTGCGCGGGAAGGAGATCTCGATCGTCTTCCAGGACCCGATGACGTCGCTCAACCCCCTGCTCACGGTCGGCACCCAGATCAGCGAGCCCCTCCGCTTCCACCGGGGGATGAGCAAGAAGGCCGCGTGGGAGCGAGGCGTGGAGCTTCTCGACCTCGTCGGCATCTCGTTCCCCCGCCAGCGGATGAAGCAGCACCCTCACGAGTTCTCGGGTGGGATGAACCAGCGGGTCATCATCGCGATGGCGCTGGCGAGCGAGCCCGAGTTCCTGATCGCCGACGAGCCGACGACGGCGCTGGACGTCACCATCCAGGCGCAGATCCTCGAGCTGCTCGCCGAGCTGCAGCGCGAGCTGGACCTCGCGGTGCTCCTGATCACCCACGATCTCGGTGTCGTCGCCGGCCTGTGCCAACGGGTCGCGGTCATGTACGCGGGCCGGATCGTCGAGACCGGGCCGATCGACGAGATCTTCGACGACCCCGGGCACCCCTACACCCGCGGGCTGCTGCGCTCCACACCACGGCTGGACAACGTCCTGCCGAGGCTCGAGAGCATCCCTGGGAGCCCTCCCGATCTGCGCGCCCCGCCGTCGGGGTGCGCGTTCCACCCCCGCTGCCCGCTCGCGATCGACCTCTGCGTCGACGAGGACCCGTTGCTGGAGTTCCACGCCGCTGACAGGAAGGTGGCATGTCACCGTGCCTTCGAACACGACGATCCTGGACACCGCGCTGACCGTCGAGCCGCCAGCCTCTGA
- a CDS encoding ABC transporter permease, which produces MQEFLARLRDGLRELWQDKAGLFGLLVLVGLVLLAAAAPLLAPHDPTAPALTDRLTPPVWQEGGSWTYPLGTDALGRDMLSRLIYGSRISLLVGVSVVAVAGTFGTVMGLLAGYFGGRWDSFVMRWVDTQLAFPGLLLALVILAVIGPSVTTVIVVLAINGWMVYARLVRGTVLSVKESPYVEAADIVGARSRRIIFRHILPNLASPLLTIGVLEFARIILAEAALSFLGLGIQPPQMSWGLDVATGRDYIQSAWWLITFPGVAIALVVLGVNLFASWLRVAADPQEREKRFAAGRFSAGAGVA; this is translated from the coding sequence CTGCAGGAGTTCCTCGCCCGGCTCCGGGACGGGCTGCGCGAGCTGTGGCAGGACAAGGCCGGCCTGTTCGGTCTGCTCGTCCTCGTCGGCCTCGTCCTGCTCGCGGCAGCGGCGCCGCTGCTCGCGCCGCACGATCCGACCGCGCCCGCGTTGACCGACCGACTGACCCCTCCGGTGTGGCAGGAGGGAGGCTCGTGGACCTACCCCCTCGGGACCGATGCCCTCGGGCGCGACATGCTCTCCCGGCTGATCTACGGCTCGCGGATCTCGCTGCTCGTCGGCGTCTCGGTCGTGGCCGTCGCCGGCACCTTCGGGACGGTCATGGGCCTGCTCGCGGGCTACTTCGGCGGTCGTTGGGACTCGTTCGTGATGCGCTGGGTCGACACCCAGCTCGCGTTCCCGGGCCTGCTCCTCGCGCTCGTGATCCTGGCGGTCATCGGACCCAGCGTCACCACCGTCATCGTCGTCCTGGCGATCAACGGCTGGATGGTCTACGCGCGTCTCGTCCGTGGCACCGTGCTGTCGGTCAAGGAGTCGCCCTACGTCGAAGCCGCCGACATCGTCGGGGCACGGTCGCGCCGCATCATCTTCCGCCACATCCTGCCCAACCTCGCCTCGCCACTGCTGACGATCGGCGTGCTCGAGTTCGCGCGCATCATCCTCGCCGAGGCAGCGCTGTCGTTCCTGGGCCTGGGTATCCAGCCGCCCCAGATGTCCTGGGGTCTCGACGTGGCGACGGGGCGTGACTACATCCAGTCGGCCTGGTGGCTGATCACGTTCCCCGGGGTAGCGATCGCCCTGGTCGTGCTCGGGGTCAACCTGTTCGCGAGTTGGCTCCGCGTGGCGGCCGACCCCCAGGAGCGCGAGAAGCGCTTCGCGGCGGGCCGCTTCAGCGCCGGTGCGGGAGTGGCGTGA
- a CDS encoding ABC transporter permease produces MGRFALRRVIHGIVVVFGVTVVVFVVTRLIGDPVRVMLPLEASLEQRAAFAAELGFDRSIPAQFASYLGDIVRFDFGESLWQDRSAMAIVFEHLPRTLILVSASIVLAVVIAVPLGIVASLRPGSILDRVSTTLGLIGLSIPNFWLGAMLILLFSVTFGWFPTSGSGTLKHAVLPVVTFALPAAARLTMMVRSSMIDELNKQYVQMARAKNLPFMRTVGLHAFKNASVPVMTLTGWEYIRALAGFSVVVETVFAYPGLGFLAIQSIRRQDLILLQAIVLTVALMIVVVNVLMDVAYKAVDPRIKLA; encoded by the coding sequence ATGGGAAGGTTCGCGCTCCGCAGGGTGATCCACGGCATCGTCGTGGTGTTCGGCGTCACGGTCGTCGTCTTCGTGGTGACGCGTCTGATCGGCGACCCCGTGCGGGTCATGCTCCCACTCGAAGCGAGCCTGGAGCAGCGGGCGGCGTTCGCGGCCGAGCTGGGCTTCGACCGCTCGATCCCGGCGCAGTTCGCGTCCTACCTCGGAGACATCGTCCGCTTCGACTTCGGCGAGTCATTGTGGCAGGACCGATCGGCCATGGCCATCGTGTTCGAGCACCTGCCACGCACCTTGATCCTGGTCAGCGCCAGCATCGTGCTCGCGGTCGTGATCGCCGTTCCTCTCGGGATCGTGGCGTCACTACGCCCCGGCTCCATCCTCGACCGCGTCTCGACGACGTTGGGCCTGATCGGTCTGTCGATCCCCAACTTCTGGCTGGGCGCGATGCTCATCCTGCTCTTCTCGGTGACGTTCGGCTGGTTCCCCACCTCGGGCAGCGGCACCCTCAAGCATGCGGTCCTGCCGGTGGTGACCTTCGCCCTGCCCGCAGCCGCCCGGCTCACCATGATGGTGCGGTCGTCGATGATCGACGAGCTCAACAAGCAGTACGTGCAGATGGCGCGAGCCAAGAACCTGCCGTTCATGCGCACGGTCGGGCTCCACGCGTTCAAGAACGCGTCGGTGCCGGTCATGACCCTCACGGGGTGGGAGTACATCCGCGCGCTGGCGGGCTTCTCGGTCGTCGTCGAGACCGTGTTCGCCTACCCGGGACTGGGCTTCCTCGCGATCCAGTCCATCCGCCGCCAGGACCTGATCCTGCTCCAGGCGATCGTGTTGACGGTCGCACTGATGATCGTCGTGGTGAACGTCCTCATGGACGTCGCCTACAAGGCGGTCGATCCGCGCATCAAGCTGGCATGA
- a CDS encoding ABC transporter substrate-binding protein, which translates to MAALTTLALLAVACGGDDTTDDDGTAVPTETDGATTGDDGDATTGADSGNGIVIAIGSEPTSLDPQLRDDGGERAVNDNVYETLIARTPEGELTPGLAAEMPTQVDETTWEFTVREGVTFHNGEPFNAESVAFSVNRIIDPEFNSEQISFFNTITGAEAVDDTTVRITTDGPDPVLPSRMYWMKMVEPVSAEDAGFAENPVGTGPYRFTSWNRGESLQLEANPDYWDGAPAIGSVTYRFVPEAGTRLSGLSAGEFDLMTNLLPEDTERAPNFASVQGLEHPHFILNTMEGVTADPRVRQAINLAVDKEAIANDLFQGFAVVDQCQISSPSWFGFNPDLEAYPYDPERAEELIAEAGAEGETIEIVSESGRWLKDRELTETVAAYLEAVGFTTDVQIFEFDEYLNRLFGDVRPPAIFISHSNELQDADRTASFELEIGGTATSHDDDEIHQWVTDARTETDVDAREELYRNAWQKACDEAFMLFLINNEDIYGLSERLEWEPRVDAKLLVKEMSLAG; encoded by the coding sequence ATGGCAGCCCTGACGACGCTCGCGCTGCTCGCGGTCGCGTGCGGCGGTGACGACACCACCGACGATGATGGCACCGCGGTGCCGACGGAGACGGACGGCGCGACCACCGGCGACGACGGCGACGCCACCACGGGGGCGGACTCCGGTAACGGCATCGTCATCGCGATCGGATCCGAGCCCACCAGTCTCGACCCTCAGCTGCGTGATGACGGCGGCGAGCGTGCGGTCAACGACAACGTCTACGAGACCCTGATCGCGCGGACGCCCGAAGGGGAGCTGACACCCGGCCTCGCGGCGGAGATGCCGACGCAGGTGGACGAGACGACGTGGGAGTTCACCGTGCGTGAGGGCGTGACGTTCCACAACGGCGAGCCGTTCAACGCCGAGAGCGTCGCCTTCAGCGTCAACCGGATCATCGATCCCGAGTTCAACTCGGAGCAGATCTCGTTCTTCAACACCATCACCGGCGCCGAAGCGGTCGACGACACGACGGTCCGCATCACGACCGACGGCCCCGACCCGGTGCTGCCCTCGCGCATGTACTGGATGAAGATGGTCGAGCCGGTGTCAGCGGAGGACGCGGGCTTCGCCGAGAACCCGGTCGGGACCGGCCCGTACCGGTTCACGTCGTGGAACCGCGGCGAGAGCCTGCAGCTCGAGGCGAACCCCGACTACTGGGACGGCGCCCCGGCGATCGGCTCGGTCACGTACCGGTTCGTGCCCGAGGCTGGAACACGGCTGTCCGGGCTGAGCGCTGGCGAGTTCGACCTGATGACCAACCTGCTGCCCGAGGACACCGAGCGCGCCCCGAACTTCGCCAGCGTGCAGGGGCTCGAACACCCCCACTTCATCCTCAACACGATGGAAGGCGTGACGGCGGACCCAAGGGTGCGGCAGGCGATCAACCTCGCGGTCGACAAGGAGGCCATCGCCAACGACCTCTTCCAGGGGTTCGCGGTGGTCGACCAGTGCCAGATCTCGAGTCCCTCGTGGTTCGGTTTCAACCCCGATCTCGAGGCGTACCCCTACGATCCCGAGCGTGCGGAGGAGCTGATCGCCGAGGCGGGGGCCGAAGGTGAGACCATCGAGATCGTGTCGGAGTCGGGGCGGTGGCTGAAGGACCGCGAGCTGACCGAGACAGTGGCGGCCTACCTCGAAGCGGTCGGGTTCACCACCGACGTGCAGATCTTCGAGTTCGACGAGTACCTGAACCGGCTGTTCGGCGACGTCCGTCCACCGGCGATCTTCATCAGCCACTCCAACGAGCTCCAGGACGCCGACCGGACCGCCTCCTTCGAGCTCGAGATCGGTGGTACGGCGACGTCACACGACGACGACGAGATCCACCAGTGGGTGACCGACGCGCGGACCGAGACGGACGTCGATGCGCGCGAGGAGCTGTACCGCAACGCGTGGCAGAAGGCGTGTGACGAGGCCTTCATGCTGTTCCTGATCAACAACGAGGACATCTACGGGCTCAGCGAGCGGCTCGAGTGGGAGCCGCGCGTGGACGCCAAGCTGCTCGTCAAGGAGATGAGCCTGGCTGGCTGA
- a CDS encoding aspartate dehydrogenase, producing the protein MSARSPTRVGLIGHGAIGGAVARMLEAGRVRDCVLAGVLVRQADADTTPALVDDVEELCGRCDLVVEAAGHAALAAHGPAVVAAGVELLVVSTGALASDELHRRLIEAGPGRVLISTGAIGGLDTLRAAHLLGALETVQLHTTKPTRVLREPWMDARLLEQLDDGTEPVTVFTGSAREAATRFPRSINIGATLALATLGFDDTDVAITADPAADRVEHVISAEGPAGEYEFRFRNRPSATNPRTSAITPYAVLRALADRTARVVVGV; encoded by the coding sequence GTGAGCGCACGATCACCGACCCGCGTGGGGCTCATCGGGCACGGCGCGATCGGCGGCGCGGTGGCACGGATGCTCGAGGCGGGGCGCGTGCGCGACTGCGTCCTGGCGGGCGTGCTGGTGCGGCAGGCCGACGCGGACACAACCCCGGCGCTGGTCGACGACGTCGAGGAGCTGTGCGGACGCTGCGACCTGGTGGTCGAGGCGGCGGGGCACGCTGCCCTCGCCGCGCACGGTCCGGCGGTCGTCGCCGCTGGGGTCGAGCTGCTGGTCGTGAGCACGGGCGCGCTCGCCTCTGACGAGCTGCACCGTCGCCTGATCGAAGCCGGGCCGGGACGGGTCCTGATCTCAACCGGAGCCATCGGCGGCCTCGACACGCTGCGTGCCGCGCACCTCCTCGGGGCGCTCGAGACGGTGCAGTTGCACACCACCAAGCCGACCCGCGTACTGCGCGAGCCCTGGATGGATGCCCGCCTGCTCGAGCAGCTCGACGACGGAACCGAGCCCGTGACCGTCTTCACCGGTTCCGCCCGTGAGGCGGCCACGAGGTTCCCGCGATCGATCAACATCGGCGCGACGTTGGCGCTCGCGACACTGGGCTTCGACGACACCGACGTCGCGATCACCGCCGACCCGGCCGCCGACCGCGTCGAGCACGTCATCAGCGCCGAGGGACCAGCCGGGGAGTACGAGTTCCGGTTCCGCAACCGGCCATCGGCGACGAACCCCCGCACGAGCGCGATCACGCCCTACGCCGTGCTGCGGGCACTCGCAGACCGGACCGCCCGGGTGGTCGTCGGCGTCTAA
- a CDS encoding glycoside hydrolase: MRPIARPLVAVASVLGLLTAVPAPSAARAAEPASGAVGPHDPRLTWEGRSFTVGTTFSPEYCPPERDPAGVLCDHFVIAADVEPRYWRSHDGGMRITIAWDDPEDEFNLHVFQAGKLVGTSAVQGAGMEQLVVREASGPYEVRVTPVKVSDSGYRGTAEFLSHPQRTPSSPNQAYHGVRITGENPSAEPQSAPAPHRGPPLVLQAVDVGRNAGEPTIGVDPTGAAFYAAAAWDCMLPAPNAGSLTSCPRNRLLRSTDGGLTWEDVSPGLPPVTGDRHPVTLDPFVYVDDDTGRVFMLDLVDLVPGTGAELSFTDDQGSTYETTIAAAPWINDRPSLTSGPVPEGTPLQPTDPSFDEVVYYCVNQVTDQECMRSLDGGRTFLPTTPMPGFVGSCGGGLLFPGDVQTDAEGRVLLPLLCAESFFEPFRDRPALAISEDAGARWDLVAVSEEVGMNYESFSQVSADSKDSLYYVWIDDKHRLPYLATSTDHGRSWSEPLMIAPPGVREVNFPTVVAGDRGRIAVTFMGTTVGDEHDETRPWNSYVLVSTNALAPDPLLVSAMANPPGDPVHRGDCQQLPCANIRDFLDIQLSPSDGAVWATAVDTCTAILFCDRESVAGVDEGTGELGAAVDSRGIAIRQLSGPQLVAP, translated from the coding sequence ATGAGACCCATAGCCCGCCCGCTCGTCGCGGTGGCCAGTGTGCTCGGGCTGCTCACGGCGGTTCCGGCTCCCTCGGCGGCCCGTGCGGCGGAGCCGGCCTCCGGAGCAGTCGGACCGCATGACCCCAGGCTCACCTGGGAGGGGCGGTCCTTCACCGTCGGAACCACCTTCTCCCCCGAGTACTGTCCGCCCGAGCGCGACCCCGCCGGCGTACTGTGCGACCACTTCGTCATCGCGGCCGACGTGGAGCCGCGCTACTGGCGATCCCACGACGGAGGCATGCGGATAACGATCGCGTGGGACGACCCCGAGGACGAGTTCAACCTTCACGTCTTCCAAGCCGGCAAGCTGGTGGGGACCTCCGCAGTGCAGGGTGCCGGCATGGAGCAACTCGTCGTGCGGGAGGCCTCCGGCCCGTACGAGGTGCGGGTGACGCCGGTCAAGGTATCGGACTCCGGCTACCGAGGAACCGCCGAGTTCCTCTCCCACCCCCAGCGCACGCCCAGCTCACCCAACCAGGCCTACCACGGGGTTCGGATCACGGGTGAGAACCCCAGCGCCGAACCACAGAGCGCACCCGCCCCGCATCGCGGGCCCCCGCTGGTGCTGCAAGCGGTCGACGTGGGGCGGAACGCGGGGGAGCCGACGATCGGGGTCGATCCCACCGGGGCTGCCTTCTATGCGGCCGCGGCGTGGGACTGCATGCTTCCAGCACCGAATGCCGGCTCCCTGACCTCCTGCCCCAGGAACCGGCTCCTTCGCTCGACCGATGGAGGGCTGACGTGGGAGGACGTCTCACCCGGGTTGCCGCCCGTGACCGGCGACCGCCACCCCGTCACCCTGGACCCCTTCGTCTATGTCGACGATGACACGGGCCGGGTGTTCATGCTCGACCTCGTTGATCTGGTCCCGGGGACGGGGGCGGAGCTTTCCTTCACCGACGATCAAGGGAGCACCTACGAGACGACGATCGCGGCCGCCCCGTGGATCAATGACCGGCCTTCGCTGACCTCGGGGCCGGTCCCGGAGGGAACCCCTCTGCAGCCCACCGACCCGAGCTTCGATGAAGTCGTCTACTACTGCGTCAACCAGGTCACCGACCAGGAGTGCATGCGAAGCCTGGACGGCGGGCGAACCTTCCTCCCCACCACCCCGATGCCCGGTTTCGTGGGGTCCTGCGGCGGTGGCCTCCTCTTCCCGGGCGACGTGCAGACCGACGCCGAGGGCCGGGTGCTCCTTCCCCTGCTCTGCGCCGAGAGCTTCTTCGAGCCCTTCCGTGACCGTCCCGCCCTCGCCATCTCCGAAGACGCCGGCGCGAGGTGGGATCTAGTTGCGGTGAGCGAGGAGGTCGGGATGAACTACGAATCCTTCTCGCAAGTCAGCGCGGACTCGAAGGACAGCCTCTACTACGTCTGGATCGATGACAAGCACCGCCTCCCGTACCTGGCGACCTCCACGGATCACGGCCGGAGCTGGAGCGAGCCGTTGATGATCGCCCCGCCCGGAGTCCGCGAGGTGAACTTCCCGACCGTCGTGGCCGGCGATCGAGGGCGGATCGCGGTGACCTTCATGGGCACGACCGTCGGTGACGAGCACGACGAGACCCGGCCATGGAACTCCTATGTCCTCGTATCGACGAACGCGCTCGCCCCGGATCCGTTGCTCGTCTCGGCGATGGCGAACCCTCCGGGCGACCCTGTGCACCGCGGAGACTGCCAGCAGCTGCCGTGCGCGAACATCCGCGACTTCCTCGACATACAGCTCTCCCCCTCCGACGGTGCCGTCTGGGCCACCGCGGTAGACACCTGCACGGCAATCCTCTTCTGCGATCGCGAGTCGGTCGCCGGAGTGGATGAGGGCACGGGTGAGCTGGGCGCGGCCGTCGACAGCCGGGGGATCGCCATACGACAGCTCTCGGGTCCGCAGCTCGTGGCCCCTTGA